One region of Metallosphaera sedula DSM 5348 genomic DNA includes:
- a CDS encoding ABC transporter substrate-binding protein, which yields MRKKIFNDVLNDFVDVENPPRRVVSLDPASTETLFMIGAGDLVVGTDAFSYRPPEARNRVKLGSYTHVKFEILDQLEPDIIFTTLGAQKDLTSELERKGYPVYPLRVATTVGEILNNILLVGNASGHQESSRLLYLDLLNKLNSLPHPEVRPRVYVELDLGGPITPGFPSHISDGIWLAGGKNVFDSLTDAYVEPRADQLKELQVDLIIYEPKRERPEELQRFRDSLKTRGLSHMLNLPVYVSRGDFLAHQGPSFIQEVIPWINKVIFSWLQTKK from the coding sequence ATGAGGAAAAAGATATTCAACGATGTGCTGAACGACTTCGTAGATGTGGAGAATCCCCCAAGGAGAGTGGTGAGCCTAGATCCTGCCTCCACAGAAACCCTGTTCATGATAGGGGCAGGCGATCTGGTAGTGGGAACAGATGCCTTCAGTTACAGACCTCCAGAGGCCAGAAACAGGGTAAAGCTGGGAAGCTACACCCACGTTAAGTTTGAGATTTTGGATCAACTTGAGCCGGACATAATCTTCACCACGCTAGGAGCTCAAAAGGACCTTACATCAGAGCTAGAGCGAAAAGGTTATCCAGTTTACCCCTTGAGGGTGGCTACCACGGTTGGAGAAATCCTGAATAATATCCTTCTGGTTGGCAATGCCTCTGGTCATCAGGAAAGTTCTAGGTTACTTTATCTGGACCTCTTAAACAAATTGAACAGCTTACCTCACCCCGAGGTGAGGCCTCGGGTTTACGTAGAGCTTGACCTAGGAGGTCCCATAACTCCTGGCTTCCCGTCACACATCAGCGACGGAATTTGGCTGGCCGGAGGAAAGAACGTATTTGACAGCCTAACTGATGCCTACGTGGAGCCAAGGGCAGATCAACTTAAGGAATTACAAGTAGACTTGATAATATATGAGCCCAAGAGGGAGAGACCAGAGGAATTGCAACGCTTTAGGGACTCTCTTAAAACTAGGGGACTTTCTCACATGTTAAATCTTCCGGTATACGTGAGCAGGGGAGATTTCCTAGCACATCAGGGACCTAGCTTTATTCAGGAGGTAATCCCGTGGATTAACAAGGTCATTTTTTCCTGGTTACAAACCAAGAAATAA
- a CDS encoding 4-hydroxybenzoate octaprenyltransferase: MSWDPGGATASHGKLYIYLKFLRMEQTFFSLPMAYMGAFVAVRGIPSPSVLLLIFSALFFLRIAGMTNDNLADREIDSRNPRTRTRPLVTGAITTKEAKVLIAIGLVGFFASAYLVNRWAFLLSPIVALVTMTYPYMKRFTAFANYQIATVQGLAVFSGAVASVGVDATSLTQVLGSVPWLFVIATILWAVGFDLYNHIPDADFDRKMGLHSFAVVLGNRALTFAGLNQLFSVLLDILADFMYNLGPISYASTVLHGLVMAYAFYLASKGMFGKAFYYNIYSSIILGLGIDLDILLGIPFT; the protein is encoded by the coding sequence GTGTCTTGGGATCCTGGAGGAGCGACAGCTAGTCACGGTAAACTCTACATCTATTTGAAGTTCCTTAGAATGGAGCAGACATTTTTTAGTCTGCCCATGGCATACATGGGGGCGTTCGTAGCCGTTAGGGGTATACCATCTCCAAGCGTTTTGTTACTAATATTTTCGGCCCTCTTCTTCCTTAGGATAGCAGGGATGACTAATGATAACCTAGCTGATAGGGAGATAGACTCGAGAAATCCCAGAACAAGGACGAGGCCCCTTGTCACTGGAGCTATAACCACTAAAGAGGCCAAGGTATTGATAGCCATAGGCCTCGTGGGTTTCTTCGCGTCTGCCTATCTTGTGAATAGATGGGCCTTCCTTCTTTCACCCATAGTGGCACTGGTTACAATGACCTATCCTTACATGAAGAGGTTCACTGCCTTCGCGAATTATCAAATAGCCACAGTGCAGGGCCTGGCAGTATTTAGCGGAGCTGTGGCCAGCGTGGGAGTAGATGCAACATCCCTGACCCAGGTGTTGGGATCCGTTCCTTGGTTGTTCGTGATTGCAACGATACTTTGGGCCGTTGGATTCGATCTTTACAATCATATTCCGGATGCAGATTTCGATAGAAAGATGGGTCTACATAGTTTCGCTGTAGTGCTGGGTAACAGGGCATTAACCTTCGCTGGACTAAATCAGTTGTTCTCAGTGCTCCTCGATATCCTTGCTGATTTCATGTATAACCTAGGACCTATTTCCTATGCCTCAACGGTGTTGCACGGCCTCGTTATGGCCTACGCCTTCTATTTGGCCTCCAAGGGGATGTTTGGGAAGGCTTTCTACTATAATATTTACTCCTCAATTATACTGGGGTTAGGCATAGACTTGGATATTCTTCTTGGGATACCATTCACCTAA
- the cimA gene encoding citramalate synthase yields MAKKSIEILDTTLRDGSQAATISFTLRDKIKIALLLDELGVDYIEGGWPGSNPKDYEFFREIKNYHLKHSKIAAFGSTRRKDLRPENDPSLSSILEADVKVAVLFGKTWTLHVKEILRTTLEDNLSIIADSIQFLRDHGLEVIFDAEHFYQGFKEDPDYAIRVVNTAGEAGARVVALADTNGGTLPHEVLEITRRVAENTRVKLGVHMHNDSGTAVANSLMGVVGGARHVQGTINGIGERTGNADLIQIIPSLVLKMGYRVLKNEDGLKKLKQVSSTLYELAGLHPNPFQPYVGDNAFTHKAGVHADAVMKNTRAYEHIDPSLLGNQRKVVISELSGTSNLVNYLEKLGIKVEKKEEKLKKALKAIKEMEARGYSFDLAPESAMLVAFKEMGIYEKFFDVQYWKVINENGLALAVVKVNSRVEAAEGTGPVHAVDVALRRCLSKDFPEIERVKLTDYRVVLPGEVKNTESVVRVTIEFNDGERSWRTEGVSTSVIEASIMALVDGLDYYLQLNKKLKPLVAKE; encoded by the coding sequence GTGGCCAAGAAATCCATAGAAATACTTGACACGACCCTTAGGGATGGTTCTCAAGCAGCAACTATTTCCTTCACCCTAAGGGATAAGATAAAGATAGCCCTTCTCCTAGATGAGCTAGGAGTGGACTATATAGAAGGTGGATGGCCTGGATCTAACCCTAAGGATTACGAGTTCTTCAGGGAGATTAAGAACTACCACCTTAAGCATTCAAAGATTGCAGCTTTCGGGAGCACTAGAAGGAAGGATTTAAGGCCAGAGAACGACCCGAGCCTATCTTCAATTCTAGAGGCAGACGTCAAGGTTGCGGTGCTCTTCGGTAAAACATGGACGCTTCACGTCAAGGAAATATTGAGGACCACCTTGGAAGATAATCTCTCCATAATAGCTGATAGCATCCAATTCCTGAGGGATCATGGACTGGAGGTTATATTCGATGCTGAACATTTCTATCAAGGCTTCAAGGAGGATCCAGATTATGCAATAAGGGTAGTTAATACTGCAGGTGAGGCTGGGGCAAGAGTTGTCGCCCTAGCGGATACCAACGGGGGCACGCTACCCCATGAGGTACTAGAAATAACCAGACGAGTGGCCGAAAACACTAGGGTGAAGCTTGGGGTTCACATGCACAATGATTCGGGTACAGCGGTGGCCAACTCATTGATGGGGGTAGTAGGAGGGGCTAGACACGTTCAGGGAACTATTAACGGAATTGGTGAGAGAACTGGAAATGCTGACCTAATTCAGATAATACCCAGCCTCGTTCTAAAAATGGGGTATAGGGTACTCAAGAATGAGGATGGTCTTAAGAAGCTAAAACAGGTGTCCTCCACACTCTATGAATTGGCAGGATTACATCCCAACCCCTTCCAGCCCTATGTGGGAGATAACGCATTTACCCATAAGGCAGGAGTTCACGCCGATGCGGTAATGAAGAACACCAGAGCATATGAACATATAGACCCGTCCCTACTGGGCAATCAGAGAAAGGTAGTAATCTCAGAGCTTTCTGGGACGTCAAACCTAGTGAATTACCTTGAGAAACTGGGAATCAAGGTAGAAAAGAAGGAGGAGAAATTGAAGAAGGCATTAAAGGCCATCAAGGAGATGGAGGCCCGCGGATACAGCTTTGACCTGGCACCTGAATCGGCTATGTTAGTGGCCTTCAAGGAAATGGGAATATATGAAAAGTTCTTCGACGTGCAGTACTGGAAGGTTATAAACGAGAACGGATTAGCCCTTGCCGTAGTCAAGGTTAACTCTAGAGTTGAAGCTGCTGAGGGTACGGGACCAGTTCACGCAGTGGACGTGGCGCTGAGACGGTGCCTCTCAAAGGATTTTCCTGAAATAGAGAGAGTTAAACTCACGGATTACAGGGTCGTTCTACCAGGCGAGGTAAAGAACACGGAGAGCGTAGTACGTGTGACCATCGAGTTTAACGACGGAGAAAGGTCTTGGAGGACTGAAGGTGTCTCAACTAGCGTTATAGAGGCATCGATAATGGCACTTGTGGATGGGCTGGACTATTATCTTCAACTTAATAAGAAATTAAAGCCTCTAGTTGCAAAAGAGTAG
- a CDS encoding NAD(P)/FAD-dependent oxidoreductase translates to MNDRVVGTLIIGGGYAGLNAYYSLKGNATVLSRSDEFRFWTAELRKVVEPQIATRTKVPFVEIGEVKDVDLSSRVVQVNGERIQVTNLVIAPGCVRENLNEIMGESVKLSRVTLGSQDERDEYLVLQLAFYLKKLRKDVKVKTSYLKWLGEPLVSEVSALLEQAGIGTTESPDLVLDECTPPHPFSFYEVNQFLEVRQGVFAAGDIIKGWPKLGELAMRTGIYIGQRIRGYAGEFKPIFIFILDNGRGTGLHVRSTFPWGGRQLSITKSRIRPLFKRFIERYYIWRKGKMGFLINL, encoded by the coding sequence ATGAACGATAGGGTTGTAGGCACACTAATTATAGGCGGAGGATATGCTGGGCTCAACGCTTACTATTCGTTGAAGGGAAATGCAACAGTACTCTCAAGGAGCGACGAGTTTAGGTTCTGGACAGCCGAACTGAGGAAAGTCGTAGAGCCCCAAATAGCCACGCGGACAAAGGTACCCTTTGTGGAGATAGGGGAGGTAAAGGACGTGGATCTTTCCTCTAGGGTAGTTCAGGTAAATGGTGAGAGAATCCAGGTCACTAATCTAGTTATCGCTCCAGGTTGTGTTAGGGAGAACCTTAATGAAATCATGGGAGAGTCGGTCAAGTTATCCAGAGTGACGTTGGGGAGCCAGGATGAAAGAGACGAGTATTTAGTTCTCCAACTGGCGTTCTACCTCAAGAAACTAAGAAAGGATGTCAAAGTCAAAACTTCCTACCTAAAATGGTTGGGTGAGCCACTGGTGAGCGAAGTGTCTGCTCTCCTTGAGCAAGCTGGGATTGGTACCACTGAGTCTCCTGATCTCGTCCTAGACGAGTGTACACCACCTCATCCCTTTTCGTTTTATGAGGTAAATCAGTTCCTAGAGGTGAGGCAAGGGGTCTTTGCAGCGGGTGATATTATCAAGGGATGGCCCAAGTTAGGTGAATTGGCCATGAGAACTGGCATATACATTGGTCAAAGAATAAGGGGATATGCAGGGGAATTTAAACCGATCTTCATTTTTATTTTGGACAATGGAAGGGGGACAGGTCTTCATGTGAGATCTACCTTTCCGTGGGGAGGCAGACAGCTATCCATTACTAAGTCGAGGATCAGACCACTATTTAAGCGGTTTATTGAAAGATATTACATCTGGAGAAAGGGTAAAATGGGATTTCTAATTAACCTCTAG
- a CDS encoding SAM-dependent methyltransferase: protein MIKVVGIGAGGDTLTLKAVKELRSASVVIGYSSYVDLVKDFLNPDAQIMESKVEEIELRVAQAREMKDRNTVVISSGDPMVFGMGSRLYGDADEVIPGITAISLAASLLKIPLDDYAVINASTYSTTLDKILEKLRATIEANFTIGIYNLNPVGRRGDAKMIEKEIKDKARGWNFYIVRNAMRREQRVIHGKVEELNIDYVDMNSLLVLKRWFR from the coding sequence ATGATCAAGGTTGTGGGGATAGGAGCTGGTGGAGACACCCTTACGCTTAAGGCAGTAAAGGAGCTGAGAAGTGCTAGCGTAGTTATAGGCTACTCTAGTTACGTTGATCTAGTCAAGGATTTCCTTAATCCCGACGCTCAGATCATGGAAAGCAAGGTAGAGGAAATAGAGTTGAGGGTTGCTCAAGCTCGCGAAATGAAGGACAGGAACACCGTAGTGATCAGTTCTGGCGACCCTATGGTTTTTGGCATGGGATCTCGCCTGTATGGAGACGCTGATGAGGTGATTCCAGGGATCACCGCAATTAGCCTCGCCGCTAGCCTGCTAAAGATACCTCTTGATGATTACGCCGTGATAAATGCTAGCACATACTCAACAACTCTGGACAAAATCCTAGAGAAACTGAGGGCGACAATAGAGGCAAATTTCACAATAGGGATATACAACCTTAATCCCGTGGGAAGGAGAGGGGACGCAAAGATGATAGAGAAGGAGATTAAGGATAAGGCGAGGGGATGGAACTTCTACATAGTTCGCAACGCTATGAGGAGAGAACAACGGGTTATTCATGGAAAGGTCGAGGAGTTGAACATTGACTACGTGGATATGAACTCGCTTCTCGTGCTCAAGAGATGGTTCAGATGA